The following DNA comes from Meleagris gallopavo isolate NT-WF06-2002-E0010 breed Aviagen turkey brand Nicholas breeding stock chromosome 13, Turkey_5.1, whole genome shotgun sequence.
acctaatttttttctgtttccagtaAAAGGAAGCCAAGCTTCTCACATTACATTAATGTAGTTGTGATGACAGGCATTTCTGGTGTCATAATTGGTTTAAAACTCCAGTAATCCATTTGAAATAGTTAAATAAAATCCGTGTGTTCCATTGAAATGGCTGAAGTCAGAACTTTCGTTATTGATCTCACAGAAAGTAGTCTTGAGGGCAAAAATGTGAGTCAAATCAAAATAACTATTAGTGTCATCAAAGAGACATGAATGTCTCACTGTATCTTAATGCGGGAGATGAGAGTATTTTCATAATGTATGCATCCAGTTGTGAATTTCATCACCTGAGGACCCTCGTCATAGAAATAGGGAACTGTACACCCTACGCAGAGAACGGCTGTCCTCTGATGCTTCGTCAGCTTCTTGTTGCAGActtgttcctgctgctgctggagcaaaGGGCTTGTTTGGGTTAGGAAGGCCACCCGCGAACAGCTGATACCAGTGTGAGCGGTCTTGGGGGAATGTGTTCTTACAAAACACTGCAGATAAATAAAGGTCAAAAATAGACCATATAAATTTCAActtattttgaatttcttaAAATCTCAAATTTGATTTGTAGTTGAGTTTGTAAGCATATATTAACTGCAGAGAACATCATGCTTCTGTTCCCAGAGCAGGAGATGACAGAAcgttctgtgttttccttttaaggGACATCAGAATCAGGAAAAGAGTGTAGTAGACTACATATTTAAAAGCGGAAGGCTGAAACTTCAGCATTCAAGAAATACCTCTAACTGATCCTTAGCATctcctcctttatttttattttattttattttgttttgtcaaGTAGAGGAATGGGGAAATTACAAGTATTCAGATACTTTCCAagttttctgtggaaataacaCTTTATCACTGGCATAAATGTACTGTGTATAAACTGCATAGACATTATTTTTCCACTTGGGTAATTGTgagttttgaggaaaaaattgaggaaaaataaaatcactttggGCAAAAATGTTCAGATGTGAAGTGAAGATTATGTTGTAGTAGTGGAGTTTCTTGAAGGTTTGGGTAGTTATGATACCAAACGGATTGCTTGAGCCGGGCTGCTTTGCAAGGCTTCAGCTTTTATGGAAGTTCATAATCCAGTTTTCCATCTCTCATGACCTCTTCCTGGTCCCCACAGTATGTAGAGAAATAGCATCTaggctgtctgcagggaggTACTGTGGAGTCAAACTTCACAATACCACTTGCAAATTGACGtttccagatttatttttttttcctcaaatttgGTGTTTTGGTCTGGGGAGGCACAAGGTTGAGGAGCTGGAGAGAATCTACAGCAGAGTGGGAACCTTGAGCTGCCTCTAGGAGAGCAGCAGCTAGAGGTTCCATGGGGCCCTTTGTCCCATCTGGGGTAGCCCGTCTGGTCAGAGAAACAGGCGGGGATGATGGATAAAGAGGGAGAGAATGAAGGGTTTTTTATTAGAGAAATTAGGCAAATTGGATTGGGTTATCTAATTGATAATGGAATGATTGATGAAGAGGAGTTTATTTCTGTCTTGTGTGTGGATAGGAAATGGGGTTTTGGTAGGTTTTGCTGTGAATTGGCTGAAGAATACCGAGAGCCTGACTTATGCAAGAGCTGAATACATCCCAAATGCACTAACTGGGAGACACTGGGAGGAGAGATTTCACATGGAAATACTTTCCATAATTATACTGTGCAACAAAACCAGGTAGAAATAGGACAAAGAAGAGATGGTCTGAGTCAGAGGCAGGAGACAGGAGTATAAGCAGATAGGGCAAATGAGGATGTGAATACATTTTAAGTGAAGATCTCTAGCATTTTGAGATTGCCAGTAGGTAGATGCTGGTAACTGAATGACTGATCAGAGAGTATGACACTTAGAGGAGGTCATTTCTCATTAAACAGCAGCTTTGCTGACCTTTCTGCATGTTAAGTCTAAAATGTGCAAAATTTCCAGTGCCAAAAGATCAACATGTATTGGTCATACTCCTCAGAGCTGATTTAAAAACACtagtttttaaatgatttttttttccaacttatCCTACATTATATCTGTGTGTTTTCTaggcaatggaaagaaaatgttagaaaaagTTATGTTATTTAAACTGTAACTACCGCTGATACTTTAATAAAGTTGTATTTGAAGAAGAGCTGTAAAATGGCCTAAAATCTCAACCACAACTCCCCTCCTCAGTCCAAATATTTATAGGGTTGAACTGATGCTTAGGgttaaaaatcagaattaatAATCTCCACTGGGATCTGTCAGCATTTCCAGACTTTGACAGAGCATAAAATGCTAAAATTAACTATCCAAACCTTCCTAAGCATGTAAAAGCACTAGTTCCCATTGAGGTCAAGTGAATAAATGAAATTTAGAATGCATTTTTCAAGCTGTTACATAATAACGGTAATGACAACCTAGAAAGACTTTACCAACCCTTCTTCGATATATGTATGTGTCTGTAAAGTGGGTTGAATTCTCGGTGAACTCCTGTGGATCCAGGAGTTGAACTCAATGGTTTCTGTGGGTCATCTCCTACTCAGGGTAGCCTAtgattctgttttgtttaactgGCAAAGAGAGGCAGCACTTGCAGTATGTGCAGTCTAGACAAAAAGTGCATTTCAGTGTTGTTGGTggagattttttatttaaaggaatTGAGTAGACAGAGTTTGAAATCTCAGTCAACTTCAGGCAGTAGCAGGCCTACACACTACAGCTCCTTTTGGATGTGCAGTTTGGTTTCAGGCCTACACACTACAGCTCCTTTTGGATGTGCAGTTTCGTTTCAGGCCTACACACTACAGCTCCTTTTGGATGTGCAGTTTGGTTTCAGGCCTACACACTACAGCTCCTTTTGGATGTGCAATTTGGTTTGTTTCAGTAGTTACGGAAGCTTGCAGAATGTTAAAAGAATGTGTTTGTATGTACCCAAACAAAGTAAACTTACATGAAAAGcaataattttattcatttactaTACGGGCTTGGGTGAACTCCTGACTTGACCATGTTTCCCTATCTTTGGAAATTAGACACTTTAAGCCAAACTTCAGTGCAGTCCTATAGCTTATGTGTATAAGCCTTTTCCTTTGATATACTCTATCTcgttaatattttataaataatatcGTTGAGAGTGTATAAATAATGGGTCCTGACACAGCACCTGAAAGTCAAGAGTGTTGAAGTTTTCAAAAAATCTGCTTACATGTCATCAAAATTTTGTGGGTCATGTTCATCTTGAATACACATCTGAATATctctttcccccttttttcttGCAAGATCTGCATTGGATCACATAACCTCATTCATCCTGTCGAGAACTAAATGGGTCTTCTCTTGGAGACCACCTAAGCTTGTTTAAGGCCCTCATCCTGCAAAGACTTAAGCATGTGTAGAACTTTGCTTTCAGGAGTCATCCTTTGAAATCCACTGGACTGCTCCCATAGGCTCAATTACATACATTTAAGGTATATGCCAGATTTGAGCCTCCAGTTGTCTAGCAAATGACCAGTATGAAGCAGCATGAGGAACAATGTCCACCTGGAGTGTGGAAGGCAGAGTGAATGAGTGCTTTTGGGTAAAGCCCAACAGAAGTTTTCCAGATTAATTATTCAATAACATATAGACTTCAGTAATTTTACTAGTGAGTAATGTGTCATATCACTTCACTGAACAACACAGATCTTAATTATGTTCTAATATAACCTTACAGCTTCATATTTTTTGAGAGTTATTAAtgtaaaacttttattttaaatagaattttacAGATACATTATTTTTGTAGGGTAGAAAAGTGGCAAAGATAGAAGATTATTGTGGACAATTATGCAGACCAGAACCGAGCACTTGTGTTAAACAAACAGCTTTGAATTCTAATTTTCTGCAATATACATAGTGTGGGTACAATTTGTAGTCATTACTGTGTATTAGGAAAGTTATTAAAATTCTTAAACTTGTTGAGGCTTTCCACAACACCTTCCCCAGATTTTAATTGGTTTTATCTAGTTCCATAAGAGAGCTCTTTAAAACAAATCTAAGTGCCTTAAATCACATGTTTTACCCATCGAAGGACAAAGATATTCTTCTATAATCTGGCAAGTTTTcataagaaatgaaatctgaagGTTCTCAATGATGAATTAAGAGACTTGGCATGAGATAATTTATGTACCTTTGATGGGCTCAAtttcaaaatgacaaaataacaATGTTTTGTAACAGAAGGGTTAAATCTTAATCTCAGAGGTTTACAAAGCTGCTAGTCGCAGTCTCCTTAAAATTTAATATACCTCGTTAATGCTTACTTGCAAACACTGAAGGATTTTTATGATTATAATCATGTGTTACAGCACCTAGTACTGTTTCTAAGCAGCATACTAATCAGCTTAATGAGATATTACTGCACTTTTTGTTGACTAAAGCAAAATCCCTTTTATTGTTCTAAAGCTTGTcctttactttattttttcccaaaacatTATCTTGTTTTATTGTACACCAGTAAATATCATACCATCGTTTTTTGTCAAATCATAAAACTATCTTTCTCATTGTAGAATGTGTAATATATAGAATATGGTTAATGGAACTGAAAGTTACAAAtggatttctatttttgttgttgttgtgggtttttttgctggCTTTTCTGATGGAAATGGGAGAGATACATAACATTTCTTTCAGTATAGATTTAGAAATGTAAACAGGTGCAATTTCACAGGAAGAAAGACAAGGGAGATGGTAAAAGCCCTTGTCCCCGCCATAATAATTAGATTTTGAAATCATAGCATAATTTTAAATAGTAATTAATGTTTGTCAGTAAACATACAAAATGATGAAAGCACATACATGTTCACAACTGCATAGCGCAGTTTGCGTTTAACACACTTTTTATGGTTTTTACACTAATTCCTTTGCATTATTATGAGTgggtaaaacagaaaatgcaaattgtATGTCAGTGATTCAATGCTTGTTACTCTTTCACAGTCTGAATCTAAAATATCTTCTGATTTTCAGAGATGGAGGAAGCTAGTTTGTGCCTTGGTGTTTCTTCAGCTGTGCCAGAAGCTGACGCCCATCTCAACAGCACCATACTCAATGGGCAGTATTCAATGAGCCAGAAGCTGCACCAGATCACTTCCCAGCTCAGCCATGCTTTTCCGGAGCTCCAGAACAGGCAGAATCCAGAGGAGAAGGCATCAGCACCACTAGAAGACAAAAGCCACATGTCCATAGCAAACCAACCCATCAGCAGTCAGATGGCACTGTTAGCAAACCAGCTCAACAGAGAGGTTGACACCAGTTTGAATGGGCGTGTGGATCTGCAGCAGTTCTTAAATGGACAAAACCTAGGGATTATGTCTCAGATGAGCGATATAGAGGATGAtgccaggaaaaacagaaagtacCCGTGTCCCCTCTGTGGAAAGCGCTTTCGTTTTAACAGCATCCTGTCGCTGCACATGCGCACTCATACTGGAGAGAAACCATTTAAGTGTCCGTATTGTGatcacagagcagctcagaaAGGCAACCTGAAGATACACCTGCGTACTCATAAACTCGGAAACCTCGGCAAAGGTCGTGGAAGAGTCCgagaagaaaacagacttttaCATGAGCTGGAGGAGAGGGCGATTCTTCGGGACAAGCAGATGAAGAGCAGCCTCTTGCAGCCACGACCTGATGtgaaagcacagcagcatgctCAGCCAATGCCTCTCACAAATTGCAACTTGTCTGTGCCAGCTAATCACAGCACACCTGATATTTCAAACCCTGTTCCTTCTCCAAAACCAGTCAGTGTCCAGGAAGAAGTTGTTGCTCAGACAGCTGGGTTCAGATGCACATTTTGCAAAGGCAAGTTTAAAAAGCGAGAAGAGCTGGACAGGCACATAAGGATCCTGCACAAGCCTTACAAGTGCACCCTATGTGACTTTGCTGCCTCACAGGAAGAGGAGCTGATCAGCCACGTGGAGAAGGCTCACATAACCGCAGAGTCAGCGCAGGGCCAGGGCTCCAATGGGAATGGGGAGCAGTCCACCAACGAGTTCCGCTGCGAGGTGTGTGGCCAAGTGTTCAGCCAAGCCTGGTTCCTAAAAGGCCACATGAGGAAGCACAAGGATTCCTTTGAACACTGCTGTCAGATCTGCGGGAGGCGATTCAAAGAGCCTTGGTTCCTTAAAAATCACATGAAAGTTCACCTGAATAAGTTATCTGTCAAGAACAAATCTCCTAATGATCCCGAAGTACCTGTCTCCATCAGCAGTATGTCCCAGGAAGCTCATGCAAACTTGTATTCGAGATACCTGTCCTGTTTGCAGAGTGGGTTTCTTCCTCCTGACAAAGCGAGCTTAAGTGAACAAAATCAAATCTATAACAAAGGAGACATGCCcatgaaagagaaggaagtcTTGGGAAAGCTCCTTTCACCCATTTCTGGCATTGGCCACAGTATTGCTGAAGGAGATAAACACTCTTTATTGGGCTGTCTCAATCTGGTGCCTCCTCTGAAATCCAGCTGTATAGAAAGGTTACAAGCTGCCGCCAAAGCAGCGGAGATGGATCCAGTAAACAGCTATCAGGCCTGGCAGCTTATGGCAAGGGGAATGGCCATGGAACATGGCTTTTTGTCTAAAGAGCAGCAGATACAGCGCAGCCATGAAGACACTTTGGCAAATGCTGGAGTTATGTTTGATAAGGAGAAGCGGGAGTATGTGTTAGTAGGAGCAGATGGCTCTAAGCAGAAAATGCCTGCTGATTTGGTTCACAGCACTAAAATGGGCAATCAGAGAGACTTGCCAAACAAACTAGACCCTTTAGAAGGCAGTAGAGATTTTTTGTCACATGGTATGAACCAGGGACTCGATTACAACTTACAAAGTCAtggaaatgtaaaagaaaagcCAACTGAATGCCCGGACTGTGGGAGGGTTTTTAGAACATACCACCAAGTGGTTGTGCACTCCAGGGTCCACAAAAGAGACAGGAAAGGAGAAGATGAAATAATCCAAGGGAGTCTTGATGAACGTCGTGGGTCTGGCAGCGATCAAGAGTCGCAGTCTGTCAGCAGGTCGACGACCCCAGGCTCCTCTAACATTACTGAAGAAAGCGGAGTAGGTGGGGGTCTCTCACAGACAGGGAGTGCCCAGGAGGACAGTCCACATCCTTCCTCGCCCTCCTCTTCAGGTATGATGacttctccttccctctctgcaTTGAAAACGTAGTAGCTCTATTTGAAATCACAGCAGCAAAGTTGTTTATGCATTCTGTGCTTAGGACGTTTCCTAATGGTCCACAGAGACGCGGTGTTATACGCCAGAACATCTGTGTTTGGGTTCCCTCAATGCCTTTGAGGTTAATTCTCAGCTCACCCTCTCACCCCTCCAAGGGCAGGTTTCCTGGTCTTTCAGCTGTCGTTTCAGCCACgccaccagcagcagcatgcagggTCTGTACCTGCACCAGTGGGAATGTCAAGGCAAGGGGCTCTTCCGCCACATTTTGGAggactttttgttttcctcttctgttcatGGTGTCTCTTGCAgacctttcccttccctccatgTAAAAGGTGGAAGACAAATGCCTTCTTTGAGGTCTTGGTCAGAGAAGTATAACAAATAAGGAATGTGTTAGCTGACCTCTCTGATTTTCCTGATTCCCACAATCATATCACTTCCTTAGCTGAAATATTTGCTTGCACCTGGCCACCGGATTGATTAAGAGGAGATTCAGGAAATACAAAGCACTAACTTTTTGACAATCTTTTAACTTATGTGAGCATTTTAACATGTATGAAACCTTCTGCATAATTTGCATCTGTTTGGAAGTGCAAGAAAAGTAGAAATtgaactgaaacattttaattgaACCGTATGTCTTGTTAACTTGCTGTGTATAAAATGGCAAAGCAGATAATATTTCTTTGGAGATGTCTATAAAATATTGAGCTTCCTGGTACAATTTTTAAAGTTACTAGCCTATGactgctgaaataaaatctcCAAGTAATAACAGGTAAGATTTCTGGCCTCATCTATATTTCCAAAGTCACTTACTAATGGATAGTAAATTGAAAGTTATATCTTCAGCCCTTTATAAAGAAAGCACCTCACTAATACTGTAATCATTCTGCAAGTCTAACAACAGAGGAAATCATGCCATAACAAATACTCTGTTACTAATGGCAACATTGATTTCTGCAATCAGCCATTAAGtctagaaaatgaaagacagtTTGAGGTACCTTAAGGCATTACGTTGCCCACTGTTAAAGAGCTGGTAGCAGGCTGTGGAGGGTAAttctttgtagttttttttcccccagtttcgataaatattttagtattGGAGGCAATTCACTGTTACAGTTCTTAAGTATGTGccagtttatttttgttgttcttgtcaTGCTCCAGTATACTCTACTTCTGAGGCCAGATTAGtataaaaataaagtgttaGTTTGCTGGCTTATTACAAACCAGTAAAGAAATTGTTAAGACACATAAATCTGCACTCCACATTCCACAGATTCCTATAGTACTTAATGCTGTTGTTTAAATACCCATGAAACACACTGTCTACTCTTAGAGTCATAGCCTCGTTTACAATTTATTACTGGTGAGACACATTAGAAAATTCTGTGTAGAAACAAGAGGAAGAGACGAGAGCTAATTTCATACTATATTTAGTTGTTCAGAGTGTTTTAAGAGGATTGAAAATATGTTGGgatgaagattatttttatgaCTTTCACTTTCAAAAATCCTAGAtgctggggggagaggggaataAAAATGCTCTTCTTCAGTACAGAAAGCATCACTTTTGTTTTGTGGTGCCGCAGAGGGAAACAAAGAGTCTTTAAATTGGTTGAGAGTTCAGTCCGAAGCCTTCCAGAGCTATCTAGAAAAGTTTGTAAAGAAGAGACTGAAGTCTGAGTGCGGGTGAACTGGTACAGATTTAAGGGGATTCAAAACAATGCGTGTGAAAGTTGGTTTGTTTTGAGTGCCCTGAAAACTTTAATTCTGAGTGTTCTGCTTCATTAAATGTATTGTTGTGGGAAGCCTTTCTGGTCATCGGAGGCAAAAGATAACACCGCCGTGTCCTTCTCTCTTTGGCcactaatttaaaattatttctgacttAAACTGCTGTGTATCTcaacagtttattttcatgCCTGATACATTTGGATTGAAGCAcgtaaaaatgaaagcaaactgtgtGCATTAACTGTTGCTGGGAACACATTTGTTTCTTACTACAGAACGAGCATTTTTATGAATATCTGACTGTGTTCTTTAGTCCGGCAGCAGTCAATCTAAGAGGGTTCTCAGTATCAGACACGCTACTGCAGAAAGCGTGCTTGCTTTTATAACTTCGGAATCCGATGGAAGGAAGATAGCATTGCATTTCACCTGAACAAAATCTAAATATTCTTTtgtgctttaaaattaaaatttattgcAGTAATTCTGTTGGAACTTTTTCATCATTGTGAAGTGTGCAATTTATCGGTACCTGTGAAAGATAAACCTGCGGACTAGAAAgcaatcagatttttttttttagcaaggGAGAATTAAGTAGTCATTGAATCTTCTATTAA
Coding sequences within:
- the LOC104913008 gene encoding zinc finger protein 536 yields the protein MEEASLCLGVSSAVPEADAHLNSTILNGQYSMSQKLHQITSQLSHAFPELQNRQNPEEKASAPLEDKSHMSIANQPISSQMALLANQLNREVDTSLNGRVDLQQFLNGQNLGIMSQMSDIEDDARKNRKYPCPLCGKRFRFNSILSLHMRTHTGEKPFKCPYCDHRAAQKGNLKIHLRTHKLGNLGKGRGRVREENRLLHELEERAILRDKQMKSSLLQPRPDVKAQQHAQPMPLTNCNLSVPANHSTPDISNPVPSPKPVSVQEEVVAQTAGFRCTFCKGKFKKREELDRHIRILHKPYKCTLCDFAASQEEELISHVEKAHITAESAQGQGSNGNGEQSTNEFRCEVCGQVFSQAWFLKGHMRKHKDSFEHCCQICGRRFKEPWFLKNHMKVHLNKLSVKNKSPNDPEVPVSISSMSQEAHANLYSRYLSCLQSGFLPPDKASLSEQNQIYNKGDMPMKEKEVLGKLLSPISGIGHSIAEGDKHSLLGCLNLVPPLKSSCIERLQAAAKAAEMDPVNSYQAWQLMARGMAMEHGFLSKEQQIQRSHEDTLANAGVMFDKEKREYVLVGADGSKQKMPADLVHSTKMGNQRDLPNKLDPLEGSRDFLSHGMNQGLDYNLQSHGNVKEKPTECPDCGRVFRTYHQVVVHSRVHKRDRKGEDEIIQGSLDERRGSGSDQESQSVSRSTTPGSSNITEESGVGGGLSQTGSAQEDSPHPSSPSSSGMMTSPSLSALKT